From the genome of Synechococcales cyanobacterium T60_A2020_003:
ATCTAATCGAACCGATTCTGCGCGGCGAGGCCGAAATCGTGATCGGGGCACGCCCAATTTGGGAAACGAAGCAGTTTTCTCCCCTGAAGAAAGTGCTGCAAAATTTGGGGAGCTGGATGGTGCGCGTCGCCAGCAGTTCCAACATTCCCGATGCACCCAGCGGATTTCGCGCCTACACCCGCAGCGCCGCCATGCAGCTCAACGTTTTTAACCGCTACACCTACACCCTCGAAACGATCATTCAGGCCGGACAGCGGGGCATTCCCATGACCTCGGTGCCCATTCGAACCAACTTTGTGACGCGGCCATCCCGTTTGGTGAAAAGCATTCGCTCCTACGTATGGCGATCGACCCAGACGATCTGGCGAATTTTCATGCTGTATCAGCCACTGCGCTTTTTCTTCATCCTGGGCAGTGTGCCGTTTACCCTGGGAACGCTGTTAGGTATGCGCTGGCTGATTTTCCTGTGGATGGGCACGGAACGTACTCGCATTCCGAGCCTGATCTTGGTGGCGATCCTAATTCTGATTGGCGTACAGCTCTGGATTTTTGGCCTTGTGGCGGATATTTTGGCGGCCAATCGTCGAGTGATGGAAGAAGTTCAGTTTCGGTTGCGTCGGGCTGAGTTTGATGCCGAGCGGCAGCGTAAACGGATGAGTGGCCGAGAACGTTTGCCTGATGATTAGACGCGCCACTGCTGGGCGTAGGCTTTGGGCGTCATGCCGAGTGCCCGTTTGAAGTGGCGATTGAGATGACTTTGGTTGGCAAACCCTACAGCATAGGCAACCTCGGCGATCGCCATTTGTCCTTCTGTCAGTAGCGCCTTGGCTCGATTAATCCGACAATGCACGACATACTGATGGGGACTCATTCCGGTGGATTGCTTAAACAGACGCGAAAAGTATCGAGATATGGATGCCGAAGTGATTCACCACCTCCAAGCCTTTGGCTCCTGCGCGCCGTTCGAGAAGGAATATATTCGCAAAGATGGATCGCGGATTCCGGTAATGCTGGGCTGTGCGATGCCGTCCCCGGAGGCGGGTGAAGGGGTTGCGTTTATGCTGGATATTCGCGATCGCCGTCAGGCGGAAATGACGCAAAAAATTTTGGCCGAAGCCGGATCAATCTTGGTGAGTTCCTTGGACTATCGCACCACCCTGAACAGCATTGCGCAGCTCCTCGTCCCGACGTTGGCGGATCTGTGCTTTTTTGACTTAATCTTGTCCGACGGCAGCATGCAGCGGGTGGCACCTTACCATAGCGACCAGGAAAAAGCAGAGTGGTTTACTCAAATTCAAGAATTTGCGCCCATCCCCAATGATGCCCGTCATCCCGTTAACCAGGTGTTGCAAAGCCGCAAAGGACAGATTGATGCCATCGATGCCGCCTGGATTCGGGCGATCGCCCAAACTCCCAAACACCAGCACATGATCGAACTGTGCTGCCTGACTACGTTAATCACC
Proteins encoded in this window:
- a CDS encoding glycosyltransferase family 2 protein, translating into MTKLIIQIPCYNEEETLGTTLDALPRHIPGVDHVEWLIINDGSRDRTVEVAKAHGVDHVVNFAQNQGLAKAFMAGLEASLRAGADIIVNTDADNQYCADDIPHLIEPILRGEAEIVIGARPIWETKQFSPLKKVLQNLGSWMVRVASSSNIPDAPSGFRAYTRSAAMQLNVFNRYTYTLETIIQAGQRGIPMTSVPIRTNFVTRPSRLVKSIRSYVWRSTQTIWRIFMLYQPLRFFFILGSVPFTLGTLLGMRWLIFLWMGTERTRIPSLILVAILILIGVQLWIFGLVADILAANRRVMEEVQFRLRRAEFDAERQRKRMSGRERLPDD
- a CDS encoding helix-turn-helix transcriptional regulator — encoded protein: MSPHQYVVHCRINRAKALLTEGQMAIAEVAYAVGFANQSHLNRHFKRALGMTPKAYAQQWRV
- a CDS encoding GAF domain-containing protein, translating into MDCLNRREKYRDMDAEVIHHLQAFGSCAPFEKEYIRKDGSRIPVMLGCAMPSPEAGEGVAFMLDIRDRRQAEMTQKILAEAGSILVSSLDYRTTLNSIAQLLVPTLADLCFFDLILSDGSMQRVAPYHSDQEKAEWFTQIQEFAPIPNDARHPVNQVLQSRKGQIDAIDAAWIRAIAQTPKHQHMIELCCLTTLITVPLIARNRTLGALTLALTYDSHRTYTEKDLAIAEQLATRVSLALDNSRLYQQAQEANRIKDEFLAVLSHELRSP